In one window of Streptomyces roseofulvus DNA:
- a CDS encoding TetR/AcrR family transcriptional regulator has protein sequence MRPAPERRRELLDTAAEVFAAQGYDATTVRRIADAAGLLAGSLYYHFDSKESMLDEILSGFLDDLWTRYDRVLAAGLRPRETLEALVTASFREIDRHRAAVAIYQKESGRLRDQPRFGYLADAQRRFEHAWLRTLEFGVAAGDFRTDLDVRLTYRFVRDTVWVAASWYRPGGRHSPEEIARQYLSMVLEGIALRNGQRARAHQAHAPRTHEPYE, from the coding sequence GTGAGACCGGCGCCCGAGCGGCGCCGCGAACTCCTGGACACGGCCGCCGAGGTGTTCGCCGCCCAGGGGTACGACGCCACCACCGTCCGCCGGATCGCCGACGCGGCCGGGCTCCTCGCGGGCAGCCTCTACTACCACTTCGACTCCAAGGAGTCGATGCTCGACGAGATCCTCTCCGGCTTCCTCGACGACCTGTGGACCCGGTACGACCGCGTGCTCGCCGCCGGCCTCCGCCCCCGGGAGACCCTGGAGGCCCTCGTCACCGCGTCGTTCCGCGAGATCGACCGGCACCGCGCCGCCGTCGCCATCTACCAGAAGGAGTCCGGCCGGCTGCGGGACCAGCCGCGCTTCGGCTACCTCGCCGACGCCCAGCGGCGGTTCGAGCACGCCTGGCTCCGCACCCTGGAGTTTGGCGTGGCCGCCGGGGACTTCCGCACCGACCTCGACGTCCGGCTCACCTACCGCTTCGTGCGCGACACCGTCTGGGTCGCCGCGTCCTGGTACCGGCCGGGCGGACGGCACAGCCCGGAGGAGATCGCCCGCCAGTACCTCTCGATGGTGCTGGAGGGCATCGCCCTCCGGAACGGACAACGGGCGCGCGCACACCAGGCGCACGCACCACGGACGCACGAACCGTACGAATGA
- a CDS encoding acetyl-CoA C-acetyltransferase, whose translation MPEAYIVEAVRTPVGRRNGGLSAVHPADLGAHALKALMDRSGVDPAAVEDVVLGCLDTVGPQAGDIARTCWLAAGLPEEVPGVTVDRQCGSSQQALHFAAQGVLSGTQDLVVAGGTQNMSMVPIAFASRQAAAPLGLTEGPYAGSAGWRARYGDQPVNQFHGAELIAEKWGISRRDMEEFALRSHRRAIRAVDEGRFDREIVPYGDVTGDEGPRRDTSLEKMAGLNPVVEGGRITAAVSSQVSDGASAMLLASERAVREHGLTPRARIHHLSVRGEDPIRMLSAPIPATAYALKKAGMTLEDIDLVEINEAFAPVVLAWLKETGADPEKVNVNGGAIALGHPLGATGTKLAVTLLHELERTGGRYGLQTMCEGGGQANVTIIERL comes from the coding sequence ATGCCCGAGGCCTACATCGTAGAAGCGGTCCGCACCCCCGTCGGCCGGCGCAACGGCGGGCTGTCCGCCGTCCACCCGGCCGACCTCGGCGCGCACGCCCTGAAGGCCCTGATGGACCGCTCGGGCGTCGACCCGGCGGCCGTCGAGGACGTCGTCCTCGGCTGCCTGGACACCGTCGGCCCGCAGGCCGGCGACATCGCCCGCACCTGCTGGCTGGCCGCCGGACTGCCCGAGGAGGTGCCGGGCGTGACCGTGGACCGGCAGTGCGGCTCCTCCCAGCAGGCCCTGCACTTCGCCGCCCAGGGCGTCCTCTCCGGCACCCAGGACCTGGTCGTCGCCGGTGGCACGCAGAACATGTCCATGGTCCCCATCGCCTTCGCCAGCCGCCAGGCTGCCGCCCCGCTGGGCCTCACCGAGGGCCCCTACGCGGGCTCCGCGGGCTGGCGGGCGCGCTACGGCGACCAGCCGGTCAACCAGTTCCACGGCGCCGAGCTCATCGCCGAGAAGTGGGGCATCTCCCGCCGGGACATGGAGGAGTTCGCCCTCCGCTCGCACCGGCGGGCGATCCGCGCCGTCGACGAGGGCCGCTTCGACCGCGAGATCGTCCCGTACGGGGACGTCACCGGCGACGAGGGCCCGCGCCGGGACACCTCCCTGGAGAAGATGGCCGGACTGAACCCGGTCGTGGAGGGCGGACGGATCACCGCCGCCGTCTCCTCCCAGGTCTCCGACGGCGCCTCGGCCATGCTGCTCGCCAGTGAGCGGGCCGTGCGCGAGCACGGCCTCACCCCGCGCGCCCGGATCCACCACCTCTCCGTGCGCGGCGAGGACCCCATCCGGATGCTGTCCGCGCCGATCCCGGCGACGGCGTACGCGCTGAAGAAGGCCGGCATGACCCTCGAAGACATCGACCTCGTCGAGATCAACGAGGCGTTCGCCCCGGTCGTCCTCGCCTGGCTGAAGGAGACCGGCGCCGACCCGGAGAAGGTGAACGTCAACGGCGGCGCCATCGCCCTCGGCCACCCCCTGGGCGCGACCGGCACCAAGCTGGCCGTCACCCTGCTCCACGAACTGGAGCGCACCGGAGGCCGCTACGGCCTCCAGACCATGTGCGAGGGCGGCGGCCAGGCGAATGTGACGATCATCGAGCGGCTGTAG
- a CDS encoding CoA-transferase subunit beta yields MSGTDTTTTATRAEYCVVACAEAWRDAGEILAGPMGTVPMIGARLAKRTFSPDLLLTDGEALLIGDVPAVGAAPGVVEGWLPYRQHLALVTTGRRHVMMGASQLDRHGNQNISCIGDWERPRRQLLGVRGAPVNTLNNPTSYWVPRHSPRVFVERVDMVCGVGYDRAAAAGPSATRYHRIPDVITDLGVFDFETPDRTMRLRSLHPGVTVDEVRAATGFALHVPGEVPYTRDPSAEELRLIREEIDPRGLRDREVRA; encoded by the coding sequence ATGAGCGGCACCGACACGACCACGACGGCCACCCGCGCCGAGTACTGCGTGGTGGCCTGCGCCGAAGCCTGGCGGGACGCCGGCGAGATCCTCGCCGGCCCCATGGGTACGGTGCCGATGATCGGCGCCCGGCTCGCCAAGCGCACCTTCTCCCCCGACCTCCTGCTCACCGACGGCGAGGCGCTGCTCATCGGCGACGTCCCGGCGGTCGGCGCCGCGCCCGGGGTGGTGGAGGGGTGGCTGCCGTACCGGCAGCACCTGGCCCTGGTCACCACCGGCCGGCGGCACGTGATGATGGGCGCCAGCCAGCTCGACCGGCACGGCAACCAGAACATCAGCTGCATCGGCGACTGGGAGCGGCCCCGGCGCCAGCTCCTCGGCGTCCGCGGCGCCCCCGTCAACACGCTGAACAACCCGACGAGTTACTGGGTCCCCCGGCACTCGCCACGGGTCTTCGTCGAGCGCGTCGACATGGTCTGCGGCGTCGGCTACGACCGGGCCGCGGCGGCCGGCCCGTCCGCCACCCGCTACCACCGTATCCCGGACGTCATCACGGACCTGGGCGTCTTCGACTTCGAGACCCCCGACCGCACCATGCGGCTCCGCTCGCTCCACCCGGGCGTCACCGTCGACGAGGTCCGGGCGGCGACCGGCTTCGCGCTCCACGTGCCCGGGGAGGTGCCGTACACCCGGGACCCCTCGGCGGAGGAACTGCGGCTGATCCGCGAGGAGATCGACCCCCGGGGACTGCGGGACCGCGAGGTCCGGGCATGA
- a CDS encoding NAD(P)H-dependent flavin oxidoreductase yields the protein MSDATIATPLTALVGVRHPIVQTGMGWVAGPRLVSAAANAGALGILASATMDVDRLRSAVREVKARTDAPFGVNLRADAGDAAERVRIIVDEGVKVASFALAPSRELIARLKDAGVVVIPSIGARRHAEKVAAWGADAVVVQGGEGGGHTGSVATTVLLPQVVDAVDIPVIAAGGFHDGRGLVAALAYGASGVAMGTRFLLTSDSTVPEAVKARYLAAAVGDVTVTTKVDGLPHRMLRTELVDALERSGRTASLLRAVRHAAAFRRESRMSWSRMVRDGLAMKHGKELTWSQVLLAANTPMMLRASMVDGRTDLGVMASGQVAGLIDDLPSCTELVDRIMTEATTTLRALPRPD from the coding sequence ATGAGCGACGCCACGATCGCCACCCCCCTCACCGCGCTCGTCGGGGTGCGCCACCCGATCGTGCAGACGGGCATGGGCTGGGTCGCCGGCCCCCGGCTGGTCTCCGCCGCGGCGAACGCGGGCGCGCTCGGCATCCTCGCCTCGGCCACCATGGACGTGGACCGGCTGCGGTCCGCCGTGCGCGAGGTGAAGGCGCGCACCGACGCGCCCTTCGGCGTCAATCTGCGGGCGGACGCGGGCGACGCCGCCGAGCGGGTGCGGATCATCGTCGACGAGGGCGTGAAGGTCGCCTCCTTCGCGCTCGCGCCCTCACGGGAGCTGATCGCCCGCCTGAAGGACGCCGGCGTCGTCGTGATCCCCTCGATCGGCGCCCGCCGGCACGCCGAGAAGGTCGCCGCGTGGGGCGCGGACGCGGTCGTGGTGCAGGGCGGCGAGGGCGGCGGCCACACCGGCAGCGTCGCCACCACGGTCCTCCTCCCCCAGGTGGTGGACGCCGTGGACATCCCGGTGATCGCCGCCGGCGGCTTCCACGACGGGCGCGGCCTGGTCGCCGCGCTCGCCTACGGCGCGTCCGGTGTGGCCATGGGCACCCGCTTCCTGCTGACCTCCGACTCGACCGTCCCCGAGGCGGTCAAGGCCCGCTATCTGGCGGCGGCGGTGGGCGACGTCACCGTCACCACGAAGGTCGACGGGCTGCCGCACCGGATGCTCAGGACCGAGCTGGTCGACGCGCTGGAGCGCTCCGGCCGGACCGCGTCGCTGCTGCGGGCCGTCCGGCACGCGGCGGCCTTCCGGCGCGAGTCCCGCATGAGCTGGTCCCGGATGGTCCGGGACGGCCTGGCGATGAAGCACGGCAAGGAGCTGACCTGGAGCCAGGTCCTGCTCGCCGCCAACACCCCCATGATGCTCAGGGCGTCGATGGTGGACGGCCGCACCGACCTCGGGGTGATGGCCTCGGGCCAGGTCGCCGGCCTGATCGACGACCTGCCCTCGTGCACCGAACTCGTCGACCGGATCATGACGGAGGCGACGACGACGCTCCGCGCGCTGCCCCGCCCGGACTGA
- a CDS encoding SDR family oxidoreductase: MTGAPPPYLPGHGLLAGRSAVVTAAAGAGIGGATARRLLEEGARIVLSDAHARRLKESEAALAAEFGADRVAALPCDVTDESRVTALLDLAEERHGRLDIVVNNAGLGGTADLVDMTDDQWDKVLDVTLNGTFRCTRAALRRMRAAGTGGVIVNNASVIGWRAQKGQAHYAAAKAGVMALTRCAALEAAAYGVRVNAVSPSLAMHPHLVKVTTPELLEELTSREAFGRYAEPWEVANVIVFLASGYASYLTGEVLSVSSQHP; the protein is encoded by the coding sequence GTGACCGGCGCCCCACCCCCCTACCTCCCCGGCCACGGCCTCCTCGCCGGCCGCTCCGCCGTCGTCACCGCCGCCGCCGGCGCCGGCATCGGCGGCGCCACCGCCCGCCGCCTCCTGGAGGAGGGCGCCCGGATCGTGCTCTCCGACGCCCACGCCCGCCGCCTCAAGGAGTCCGAGGCCGCGCTCGCCGCCGAGTTCGGCGCCGACCGGGTGGCCGCCCTGCCCTGCGACGTCACCGACGAGTCGCGCGTGACCGCCCTCCTCGATCTCGCCGAGGAACGGCACGGACGCCTCGACATCGTCGTCAACAACGCCGGACTCGGCGGCACCGCCGACCTCGTCGACATGACCGACGACCAGTGGGACAAGGTCCTCGACGTCACCCTCAACGGCACCTTCCGCTGCACCCGCGCCGCTCTGCGCCGGATGAGGGCCGCCGGCACCGGCGGCGTCATCGTCAACAACGCCTCCGTGATCGGCTGGCGCGCCCAGAAGGGGCAGGCCCACTACGCCGCCGCCAAGGCCGGCGTCATGGCCCTCACCCGGTGCGCCGCGCTGGAGGCCGCCGCGTACGGCGTCCGCGTCAACGCCGTCTCGCCGTCCCTCGCCATGCACCCCCACCTCGTGAAGGTCACCACCCCCGAACTCCTCGAAGAGCTCACCTCCCGCGAGGCGTTCGGCCGGTACGCCGAGCCGTGGGAGGTCGCCAACGTCATCGTCTTCCTCGCCAGCGGGTACGCGTCCTACCTCACCGGCGAGGTCCTCTCGGTCAGCAGCCAGCACCCGTGA
- a CDS encoding acyl-CoA dehydrogenase family protein, producing the protein MSDVEEFRREARGWLRAHLTGEFAALRGRGGPGREHEAHTERLAWERHMAAHGWTCVGWPKEYGGRGASLEEQVAFHEEYALADAPARVGHIGEQLLGPTLIAFGTPAQRARFLPRIVAVDELWCQGYSEPDAGSDLANVRTRAERDGDDWVVTGQKVWTSGAHEADWCFVVARTEPGSTRHHGLSYLLVPLAAPGVEIRPIVQLTGTSEFNEVFFDGARTDAGHLVGAPGDGWKVALATLGFERGVSTLGQQVGFRRELEAVIELAKRNGAAADPLVRDRIARAWTGLETIRFNALRMLGGVAAGAPGPEASINKIFWATWHRELGELAMDVCGADGMLAAGEPYDLTDWQRLYLFSRADTLYAGSNEIQRTIIAERVLGLPKEARP; encoded by the coding sequence ATGAGCGACGTCGAGGAGTTCCGCCGAGAGGCCCGCGGCTGGCTGCGGGCGCATCTCACCGGCGAGTTCGCGGCCCTGCGCGGCCGCGGCGGCCCCGGACGCGAGCACGAGGCGCACACCGAACGCCTCGCCTGGGAACGGCACATGGCCGCCCACGGATGGACCTGCGTCGGCTGGCCGAAGGAGTACGGCGGCCGCGGCGCGAGCCTGGAGGAGCAGGTCGCCTTCCACGAGGAGTACGCCCTCGCCGACGCCCCCGCGCGCGTCGGCCACATCGGCGAACAGCTCCTCGGGCCCACCCTCATCGCCTTCGGCACCCCGGCCCAGCGCGCCCGCTTCCTGCCCCGGATCGTCGCCGTCGACGAACTCTGGTGCCAGGGCTACTCCGAACCCGACGCCGGCTCCGACCTGGCCAACGTCCGCACCCGCGCCGAACGCGACGGCGACGACTGGGTGGTCACCGGACAGAAGGTGTGGACCTCAGGCGCGCACGAGGCCGACTGGTGCTTCGTCGTCGCCCGCACCGAACCCGGCTCGACCCGCCACCACGGCCTCTCCTACCTCCTCGTCCCGCTGGCCGCCCCCGGTGTCGAGATCCGGCCGATCGTCCAGCTCACCGGCACCTCCGAGTTCAACGAGGTGTTCTTCGACGGGGCCAGGACCGACGCCGGCCACCTGGTCGGCGCCCCCGGCGACGGCTGGAAGGTCGCCCTGGCCACCCTCGGCTTCGAGCGCGGCGTCTCCACCCTCGGCCAGCAGGTCGGCTTCCGCCGCGAACTGGAGGCCGTCATCGAGCTGGCCAAGCGGAACGGCGCCGCCGCCGACCCCCTCGTCCGCGACCGGATCGCCCGCGCCTGGACCGGGCTGGAGACCATCCGCTTCAACGCGCTCAGGATGCTCGGCGGCGTCGCGGCCGGAGCCCCCGGGCCCGAAGCCTCCATCAACAAGATCTTCTGGGCCACCTGGCACCGCGAACTCGGCGAACTCGCCATGGACGTCTGCGGCGCCGACGGCATGCTCGCCGCCGGGGAACCGTACGACCTCACCGACTGGCAGCGCCTCTACCTCTTCTCCCGCGCCGACACCCTCTACGCCGGCTCCAACGAGATCCAGCGCACCATCATCGCCGAGCGCGTCCTCGGCCTGCCCAAGGAGGCCCGCCCGTGA